A single window of Candidatus Cloacimonadota bacterium DNA harbors:
- a CDS encoding amidohydrolase family protein, whose translation MNYFYNGHFWIGNAFDEDVRGILCEKGKIKDIVYQDCDLDNNLFGIDLHGAYVFPGFIDTHTHSFEGGLYSLMIDLSSARNLEDVFTMIAEGSVDKGNCVFAWNFDERKITEGRFPTKAELDKVVPDKNLVLRRIDGHCCIINTFAFNNITRTIRKAFCEDDILKGVENDKAVHWFHSNLDNELILRSYQSASQIALKGGFGTVHTMVGDADMSMGHYDLLEKHLFELAVDYVLYPQSFNIEAALDMGATRIGGCILADGSIGSLTAAFFQPYQGRPIFGTLYQSDQFWYDFISKAHNHNLQVGVHCIGDRAISQINNVYLKLAQEDYRDLRHQLIHCEVTDNDLLSQIQDSTAIPVMQPAFDMLWGGDKGFYAQMLGPERSRSMNRFKSMMNLGISITGSSDWYITELDIRKSLYAAMNHHNPHERLSLAEAVQIYSSNAARLSHDEHRWGEIKKGMDADFTMLNYIPSAKEPDLAQKVVMVVKKEQVLYENMSD comes from the coding sequence GTGAACTACTTTTATAATGGTCATTTTTGGATAGGCAATGCATTCGATGAGGATGTGCGGGGAATCCTTTGTGAAAAAGGGAAGATTAAGGATATCGTGTATCAAGATTGTGATCTTGATAACAACCTCTTTGGCATAGATTTACATGGCGCTTATGTATTTCCGGGATTCATAGATACTCATACTCATAGCTTTGAAGGCGGCTTGTATTCCCTGATGATAGACCTTTCTTCAGCTCGAAATCTGGAGGATGTATTTACGATGATCGCCGAGGGCAGCGTTGACAAGGGTAATTGTGTGTTCGCCTGGAACTTCGATGAGAGGAAAATCACTGAAGGCCGCTTCCCAACCAAAGCAGAACTGGATAAAGTAGTGCCGGACAAGAACCTGGTTTTAAGAAGAATCGACGGACATTGCTGCATAATAAATACCTTTGCCTTCAACAATATTACCCGCACAATCCGGAAAGCCTTTTGTGAAGACGATATACTGAAAGGTGTAGAGAACGACAAAGCAGTGCATTGGTTTCACAGCAATTTGGATAATGAGCTCATCCTAAGGTCATATCAATCAGCTTCTCAGATTGCTTTGAAGGGAGGCTTTGGAACCGTTCACACTATGGTAGGTGATGCCGATATGTCCATGGGGCATTACGATCTCTTAGAAAAGCATCTGTTTGAGCTTGCCGTGGATTATGTCCTGTACCCCCAATCTTTCAATATTGAAGCCGCATTGGATATGGGCGCAACCAGAATCGGGGGATGTATCCTTGCCGACGGCTCAATTGGCAGCCTCACTGCAGCATTCTTCCAGCCTTATCAAGGACGGCCAATTTTTGGTACTCTGTACCAAAGCGATCAGTTTTGGTACGACTTCATCAGTAAAGCTCATAATCACAATCTTCAAGTGGGAGTTCATTGCATCGGAGATCGCGCTATCAGCCAGATAAATAACGTGTATCTCAAACTGGCGCAAGAGGATTACAGGGATCTGCGGCATCAATTGATCCACTGTGAAGTAACGGACAACGATTTACTGAGCCAAATCCAGGATTCTACAGCGATTCCAGTAATGCAGCCTGCGTTTGATATGCTTTGGGGTGGAGACAAGGGATTCTATGCACAAATGTTGGGTCCGGAACGTTCCCGAAGCATGAATCGGTTTAAGAGTATGATGAACCTCGGCATCTCAATCACCGGCTCTTCGGATTGGTATATCACGGAGTTGGACATCCGAAAGTCTCTTTATGCCGCCATGAATCACCACAATCCCCATGAGCGGCTGAGCCTTGCCGAAGCAGTGCAAATCTACTCCAGCAATGCAGCTCGCTTGTCTCATGATGAACATCGTTGGGGAGAGATAAAAAAAGGCATGGATGCGGATTTTACCATGTTAAATTATATACCTTCAGCGAAAGAACCAGATTTGGCACAAAAAGTAGTAATGGTGGTCAAAAAAGAACAAGTTCTATATGAAAATATGTCAGATTGA
- a CDS encoding Maf family protein yields the protein MIDKILKNYKVILASASPRRKEIFALLGIECKIRISDIDEPISGEDPALQAMMHAKNKCSAILASAGSQDLVVAADTIVVLENHILGKPVDALEARSYLKSLSGKGHMVITGICIGSLEYQRFAYESTKVFFAPLNDNEIEDYILTQEPMDKAGAYGIQGFGSQFITRIEGCYFNVMGFPVRRFYETISNMKLEGKL from the coding sequence ATGATAGATAAGATATTAAAGAATTATAAGGTTATCCTGGCATCTGCCTCTCCTCGACGCAAAGAAATTTTTGCGCTCTTGGGAATTGAGTGCAAAATACGCATAAGCGACATCGATGAGCCAATCTCGGGAGAAGATCCCGCCCTACAAGCGATGATGCATGCAAAGAATAAGTGTAGCGCTATTCTAGCCAGTGCCGGTAGTCAGGACTTGGTGGTTGCCGCTGATACTATCGTAGTATTGGAAAACCATATCTTGGGTAAACCTGTTGATGCTTTGGAAGCGCGCAGTTACTTAAAATCTCTAAGCGGAAAAGGCCATATGGTGATAACAGGCATCTGCATTGGTAGCCTAGAGTATCAAAGGTTCGCTTATGAAAGCACTAAAGTATTCTTTGCGCCTTTGAATGACAACGAAATTGAAGACTATATACTTACCCAAGAACCCATGGACAAAGCCGGAGCTTATGGTATTCAGGGTTTTGGCAGTCAATTTATTACTCGTATCGAAGGCTGTTACTTCAACGTGATGGGCTTCCCAGTACGCAGGTTTTACGAAACCATCAGCAATATGAAACTGGAAGGCAAACTGTGA
- the serC gene encoding 3-phosphoserine/phosphohydroxythreonine transaminase: MERVHNFNAGPAVLPEEVLREAQADLFNYKGMGLSVMEMSHRSKEFQAIIDETHAAVKRIYGLGDDYDVLFLQGGASMQFLMVPMNFIPEGKVGNYINTGVWSKKAISEAKKIGKAHHVAASSEDKKFSYIPKSYELSENPAYLHITTNNTIYGTEWHHDPDVVSGVPLIADMSSNFMSKPIDVKKYSMIYAGAQKNVGPAGCVVVIIKKDYLVTAQKDLPSMLDYNVHASKGSMYNTPPCFTIYMIGLVLKWIEDMGGLTKVAQNNQAKAKYIYDVIDASNGFYKGAAVKEDRSLMNITFNLGTEELEALFVSEAKKAGMIGLKGHRDVGGCRASTYNSLPLNATYVLAEFMKDFMKNHG; this comes from the coding sequence ATGGAACGCGTACACAATTTCAACGCGGGACCCGCAGTGCTCCCCGAAGAAGTTCTTCGTGAAGCTCAGGCAGACCTATTCAATTATAAAGGCATGGGCCTTTCCGTGATGGAGATGAGCCATCGCAGCAAAGAATTCCAAGCTATTATCGACGAAACTCACGCAGCCGTAAAACGCATTTACGGTCTTGGTGATGATTATGATGTCCTTTTCCTGCAAGGCGGCGCCAGCATGCAGTTCTTGATGGTGCCGATGAACTTCATTCCGGAAGGTAAGGTAGGAAACTACATCAATACCGGTGTATGGAGCAAGAAGGCCATCTCTGAAGCAAAAAAGATAGGCAAAGCTCATCATGTGGCAGCCAGTTCGGAAGACAAGAAATTTAGCTATATTCCCAAAAGCTATGAACTATCGGAAAATCCAGCTTACTTGCATATCACTACAAACAACACCATCTATGGTACCGAATGGCATCATGATCCGGATGTTGTCTCCGGTGTTCCTTTGATTGCCGATATGAGCTCGAACTTCATGAGCAAACCCATCGATGTGAAAAAGTATTCCATGATCTATGCCGGTGCTCAGAAGAACGTTGGTCCCGCCGGATGCGTGGTTGTGATCATTAAAAAAGACTACCTTGTCACTGCCCAGAAAGACCTGCCCTCCATGTTGGACTACAATGTCCACGCCAGCAAAGGTTCCATGTACAATACTCCTCCCTGCTTCACTATCTACATGATTGGTCTGGTGCTGAAATGGATTGAAGATATGGGCGGACTCACCAAGGTTGCCCAGAACAATCAAGCTAAAGCTAAATACATCTATGATGTGATCGATGCTTCCAACGGCTTCTACAAAGGGGCTGCAGTGAAAGAAGACCGTTCATTGATGAATATTACCTTCAATCTGGGTACCGAGGAACTTGAAGCTCTCTTTGTAAGCGAAGCCAAGAAAGCCGGAATGATCGGTCTGAAAGGACATCGCGACGTAGGCGGCTGCCGTGCCAGCACCTACAATTCACTCCCTCTGAACGCAACTTACGTTCTGGCAGAGTTCATGAAAGACTTCATGAAGAACCACGGATAA
- a CDS encoding MotA/TolQ/ExbB proton channel family protein: MTVLSLMLRGGILMYVLLLLSIAVIAIVIEKYRQIFRVLKSNKKLLKHLEPYNDPSSLRKALSEVDSDSPMAVMLDKLINAKTDDSELITQSMETAAQSELHKLEKGMGWLSTFAAIAPLIGFLGTVIGMVRVFMSIQIHSSGGVDISLLAGGIWEALLTTIGGLIVGIVAIIFYNDIVQNLENIVKTMQESGVEYTIRMRKQS; encoded by the coding sequence ATGACTGTTCTTTCTCTTATGCTTCGCGGTGGCATCTTGATGTATGTGCTACTTCTCTTGTCAATTGCAGTGATCGCCATCGTAATCGAGAAGTATCGCCAGATCTTCAGAGTGCTGAAGAGCAATAAAAAGCTATTGAAGCACCTGGAACCATATAATGATCCCTCTTCGCTCAGGAAGGCCCTCTCCGAAGTTGATTCCGATAGCCCCATGGCAGTAATGCTGGATAAGCTTATCAATGCCAAAACTGATGATAGTGAATTGATAACCCAGAGCATGGAGACCGCTGCTCAGAGTGAGCTGCATAAACTGGAAAAAGGTATGGGATGGCTTAGCACCTTTGCAGCGATAGCCCCTCTTATAGGTTTTCTGGGTACGGTTATCGGCATGGTTCGCGTCTTCATGAGCATCCAGATTCACAGCAGCGGGGGAGTGGATATCAGTTTACTTGCCGGTGGTATCTGGGAAGCACTTTTGACCACTATTGGCGGTTTGATTGTTGGCATTGTCGCGATCATATTCTACAATGACATAGTTCAAAACCTGGAAAACATCGTAAAGACGATGCAGGAAAGTGGAGTAGAATACACTATCCGTATGAGGAAGCAATCGTGA
- a CDS encoding biopolymer transporter ExbD has product MKLELSKKKISSTVLISMTDVVFLLIIFLLIASNFSSQNGLPVKLPGSKTASRHSLQNISITYFSDDRVYYNNEAISFEQLDERLRKDYQSPDQVVRLSAEENLPLQKLINLMDTIRSSGFEKIFVATEVEGQ; this is encoded by the coding sequence GTGAAATTAGAGCTCTCCAAGAAAAAGATTAGCTCCACCGTTCTGATATCGATGACCGACGTTGTCTTCCTCCTGATTATCTTTCTCTTGATTGCCTCAAATTTTAGTAGCCAAAACGGATTACCGGTAAAGCTGCCAGGCTCCAAAACAGCGAGCCGGCACAGTCTGCAAAACATATCCATAACCTATTTTTCCGATGACAGGGTCTATTATAACAATGAAGCCATCTCCTTCGAGCAGTTAGATGAACGCCTCAGAAAGGACTATCAAAGCCCAGATCAGGTTGTAAGGCTCTCAGCAGAGGAAAATCTACCTTTGCAAAAGTTGATCAATCTGATGGATACCATACGTAGCTCCGGATTCGAGAAAATCTTTGTAGCCACAGAGGTGGAAGGTCAGTGA
- the folP gene encoding dihydropteroate synthase: MLKDIFKSISIPSIMGILNLTEDSFSDGGRYLSTDSAISYAQELIFAGATILDIGAESTRPGSKEVSAELEWGRIEPVLTKLKQSFPHIQISIDTQKASVARKAIALGADIINDVSALRNDPDMVQVLAEAKDTRLVLMHMQGRPENMQDKPEYQDVVKEVHDFLKERSEYAIMMGIYPQRLILDPGIGFGKNLEHNLKLLSSLDSFNDLNIPLLLGTSRKRFIDEITRSEVHRRIGGTLTTTMLACLSKAQIIRVHDVYEHAQFLKVLAAVAVMGET; this comes from the coding sequence ATGTTGAAAGATATCTTTAAATCTATTAGCATCCCCAGTATCATGGGAATACTCAACCTTACCGAAGATTCATTTTCAGATGGTGGAAGATACCTTAGCACAGACTCCGCAATAAGCTACGCGCAAGAGTTGATCTTTGCCGGAGCGACAATTTTGGATATTGGTGCTGAATCCACACGACCAGGTTCAAAGGAAGTCTCTGCCGAACTCGAATGGGGGAGGATTGAACCTGTATTGACCAAGTTGAAGCAAAGCTTTCCCCATATACAGATATCCATCGATACGCAAAAAGCTTCTGTGGCACGCAAAGCCATAGCATTGGGTGCGGACATCATCAACGATGTCTCCGCTTTACGTAATGATCCTGATATGGTGCAGGTATTAGCAGAAGCCAAAGATACGCGTTTGGTTCTCATGCATATGCAGGGCAGGCCAGAAAACATGCAAGATAAACCTGAGTATCAAGATGTAGTGAAAGAGGTTCACGACTTTCTGAAAGAACGCAGTGAATATGCTATAATGATGGGAATCTATCCCCAGCGTCTGATCCTGGATCCGGGCATCGGATTTGGAAAGAATTTGGAGCATAATCTGAAGCTGTTATCATCTCTGGACAGCTTCAATGATCTGAATATACCCTTACTCTTGGGCACTTCGCGAAAACGCTTTATCGATGAGATAACTCGATCCGAAGTTCATCGACGCATCGGTGGAACACTCACAACCACAATGCTTGCTTGCCTCAGCAAAGCGCAGATCATCCGAGTCCACGACGTATATGAACATGCACAATTCCTCAAAGTGCTTGCCGCAGTTGCAGTTATGGGAGAAACATAA
- the cdaA gene encoding diadenylate cyclase CdaA encodes MEFLIPRFKDIVDIFIIAFLIYQSLLIIRKSGGYQVLWGLLFLLVLYFIASLFELKVLSGLLSGIRTYWIMAIVILFQPELRTIISNLNLAKELKSVFTRGEKSSLYTPLIDAVSSMSFRKTGALIVLENKRKLNEYIQAGEQIDSLISMRLILTIFNTKTVLHDGAIIIRGNRIMAAKVVLPLSKNSEYSRKFGTRHLAGIGITEISDAIAVIVSEQTGQVSVARGGQITQNIAFEELMQIISDAGK; translated from the coding sequence ATGGAATTTCTCATTCCACGCTTCAAAGATATTGTAGATATATTCATTATAGCCTTTTTAATCTACCAATCGCTACTCATCATACGCAAGTCCGGTGGCTATCAGGTACTGTGGGGTTTGCTCTTCCTGTTGGTACTCTACTTTATAGCAAGCTTATTCGAATTGAAGGTGCTTTCAGGTTTGCTAAGCGGCATACGTACCTATTGGATTATGGCTATAGTAATCCTCTTTCAACCTGAACTACGCACCATCATTTCCAATCTAAATCTTGCCAAGGAACTGAAGTCCGTCTTTACTCGAGGAGAAAAGTCCTCACTCTATACGCCTTTGATCGATGCGGTTTCATCTATGAGCTTTCGAAAGACTGGCGCTCTCATAGTCCTGGAAAACAAACGCAAACTGAATGAATATATCCAGGCTGGTGAACAGATCGACTCACTGATCTCCATGCGGCTGATACTTACCATTTTCAATACCAAAACTGTTCTTCACGACGGAGCCATCATTATCAGGGGAAACCGGATTATGGCAGCTAAAGTAGTATTACCACTCTCCAAAAACTCCGAGTACTCCCGTAAGTTTGGCACACGCCATCTGGCGGGAATCGGGATCACGGAGATTTCCGACGCCATAGCCGTCATTGTATCGGAACAAACTGGGCAGGTCTCAGTTGCTCGTGGCGGACAAATCACTCAGAACATTGCCTTTGAAGAATTGATGCAGATCATCAGCGATGCCGGAAAATAG
- the coaE gene encoding dephospho-CoA kinase (Dephospho-CoA kinase (CoaE) performs the final step in coenzyme A biosynthesis.): MNIGITGNIGSGKSSFCACLEALGYKVYYADLIANRMLPELSPFLRKRWGDAVFSGQNPDRLRIAEIVFNQPQELAYLNSILHPLVVAEVDRLLSEPSAKARFFEIPLLFEASLEDRFDFIVLVRSPLELVIERIKQRNPDSWENQIKRLEQQMPDYQKATMVDMVIENDEDLEKLKNAAVMLIEQIEDLNK; encoded by the coding sequence ATGAACATCGGTATCACGGGCAATATCGGCAGTGGCAAGAGCAGCTTTTGTGCCTGTTTGGAAGCTTTGGGATACAAGGTATATTACGCAGATCTCATCGCTAACCGGATGTTGCCAGAATTGTCTCCTTTTCTCAGAAAGCGCTGGGGAGATGCTGTGTTTTCGGGTCAGAATCCCGACCGTTTACGCATCGCCGAGATTGTATTCAATCAACCACAAGAACTGGCGTATCTGAATAGCATTCTACACCCCTTGGTAGTAGCTGAAGTGGACAGATTACTCTCGGAACCTTCCGCAAAAGCCCGATTCTTTGAAATCCCGCTCCTCTTTGAAGCCAGTCTGGAAGATCGATTTGACTTCATCGTACTCGTCAGAAGTCCCTTGGAACTGGTCATCGAGCGCATAAAGCAAAGAAATCCCGATAGTTGGGAGAATCAAATCAAGCGGTTGGAACAGCAAATGCCGGATTATCAGAAGGCAACTATGGTGGATATGGTTATTGAAAACGATGAAGATCTCGAGAAGCTGAAAAACGCTGCCGTCATGCTGATTGAACAGATCGAAGACCTCAATAAGTAA
- a CDS encoding polysaccharide deacetylase family protein: MALIFLMLPAGCRLVSPSSIETPIVVLTFDDQHLSVYEKAFPLMREFGYRGTNFVNSASIGNQGLMNWEQIREMELDHHWETGGHTLHHEQLNQLDLDEAEQNLNQDYQNLRLHGLRPRSFALPRGQCPEQVYPIILDLYQNIRGSSDFAMHSPIDRKALGYLAFQSGWTEEPVKHRILRGIMNNESIIIIGFHRFDADTNDYQDSCSSPVFRNILSFLQAQNLKVLPLHEAVEATLRN, from the coding sequence TTGGCCTTGATCTTTCTGATGCTGCCAGCGGGATGTAGATTAGTATCTCCTTCATCCATCGAAACTCCCATTGTGGTACTCACTTTCGACGACCAGCATTTATCCGTATATGAAAAAGCATTCCCACTCATGCGTGAATTTGGTTATCGGGGTACCAATTTTGTAAATAGCGCTTCAATTGGTAATCAGGGTCTGATGAACTGGGAACAGATCAGAGAAATGGAACTGGATCACCATTGGGAAACCGGCGGACATACTTTGCATCATGAACAATTGAACCAATTGGACTTGGATGAAGCAGAGCAGAACCTGAATCAAGATTATCAAAATCTCCGCCTTCATGGCTTGAGACCCAGGTCTTTTGCGCTACCTCGCGGACAATGTCCCGAACAGGTCTATCCCATCATCCTGGATCTATATCAAAACATCCGCGGCAGCAGTGACTTTGCCATGCACTCCCCCATCGACCGTAAAGCTTTGGGATATTTGGCTTTTCAAAGCGGTTGGACGGAGGAACCTGTAAAACATAGAATCCTGCGCGGCATCATGAACAATGAATCAATCATCATCATCGGTTTTCATCGCTTTGACGCTGATACCAACGACTACCAGGACTCCTGCTCTTCACCGGTATTTCGAAACATTCTAAGCTTTCTGCAAGCACAGAACCTCAAAGTATTGCCCCTTCATGAAGCGGTAGAGGCAACATTGCGGAACTAA
- a CDS encoding TetR/AcrR family transcriptional regulator, with amino-acid sequence MNLKRSANRKYKKEIILEKAIEVFAMKGSQQTTISDIAKAAKIAQGTIYVYFPCKEALLNECMQEIIAPVLQSIIDSTKDIPDTMDRLYEFFILHIRLVEAKPFIARFLTMEARQNEDFYVSFPDYNPLKRYVDYVETITKLAINEKRIRSIDPKAFAILLVGAMDFSMSVWLMQKEKMDIEKVAQSIRDILKYGINE; translated from the coding sequence ATGAATCTCAAACGATCTGCGAACAGAAAATACAAGAAAGAGATAATCTTGGAGAAAGCGATCGAAGTATTCGCAATGAAAGGTTCGCAACAAACCACTATCTCCGATATCGCTAAAGCAGCGAAGATCGCACAGGGCACTATCTATGTCTATTTCCCCTGCAAAGAAGCCCTGCTGAATGAGTGCATGCAAGAGATCATCGCCCCTGTATTGCAATCTATTATTGATTCCACAAAGGACATTCCGGACACCATGGACCGCCTCTATGAATTCTTCATTCTCCATATTCGCTTGGTTGAAGCAAAGCCTTTTATCGCCAGGTTTCTCACGATGGAAGCACGCCAAAATGAAGATTTCTATGTCTCATTTCCAGATTACAATCCCCTGAAGCGGTATGTGGACTATGTGGAGACCATCACAAAGCTGGCCATCAACGAAAAACGTATCCGATCCATAGACCCCAAAGCCTTTGCTATCCTTCTGGTTGGGGCTATGGACTTTTCAATGAGTGTGTGGTTGATGCAAAAGGAAAAAATGGACATAGAGAAAGTGGCGCAGAGCATACGCGACATCCTGAAATATGGTATCAATGAATAA
- a CDS encoding methyltransferase domain-containing protein yields the protein MQYDPIKDKLATYVSIFPVLRKLFYHILDQLLLRQRYVKREIKRYFRDGFSFYDAGAGFCQYSDFVLKAYPKAEVFACDIKSDYIESYAAIASDHFSFDCADLQCFVPPKHYNLAIAIDILEHIEDDISVLQNLHSALFSDGILIISTPSDMDEAAAFAAEHVRPGYRKADLEQKLIDTGFEIVSSRFSYGFWGAISWNLMIKTPLSLYARHKLLCLLWPLYYAVIFLPAQLFMLLDMLQDNPRGTGIILVARKKN from the coding sequence ATGCAATATGACCCCATCAAGGACAAGCTTGCCACCTACGTGTCCATATTCCCTGTTTTGCGAAAGCTCTTTTATCATATCCTGGATCAATTGCTTTTACGTCAACGATATGTGAAGCGGGAGATCAAACGTTACTTCAGGGATGGCTTTTCTTTCTATGATGCTGGTGCAGGCTTTTGCCAATATAGCGATTTCGTACTAAAAGCATATCCGAAAGCTGAGGTTTTTGCTTGCGATATCAAAAGTGACTACATAGAAAGTTATGCTGCCATTGCCAGCGATCATTTCAGCTTCGATTGTGCAGATTTGCAGTGCTTCGTACCCCCAAAACACTACAATCTTGCTATAGCCATAGATATTCTGGAACACATAGAAGACGACATCTCGGTTCTGCAAAACCTGCATAGTGCACTTTTTAGCGACGGTATCCTCATTATATCCACTCCGAGCGACATGGATGAAGCTGCAGCCTTTGCTGCAGAGCATGTTCGCCCCGGATACCGCAAAGCAGATCTGGAGCAAAAGCTGATAGACACCGGCTTTGAGATCGTCTCTTCACGCTTCAGTTATGGTTTTTGGGGCGCAATATCCTGGAATCTGATGATTAAGACTCCCCTGTCGCTTTATGCCCGGCATAAACTGCTCTGTTTATTATGGCCATTGTATTATGCAGTTATTTTCCTGCCAGCTCAGCTTTTTATGCTGCTTGATATGCTGCAGGACAATCCCAGAGGAACCGGAATAATACTGGTGGCGCGCAAAAAGAATTGA
- a CDS encoding PHP domain-containing protein yields the protein MIIKEINDIRHINLHLHTRASDGAFTVEQIIRHSKRIGLDLISITDHDTADAYTRLPVSVAPLRILPGMEISSMHQGHDVHILAYGCDFDNQGLKELSAMYLEGRRSRAIKMISLLAELGMNITIEEVTSMAGARELIVRPHIAQVLIQKGYVQTKNEAFDKYIGNFKPAFVPKPELSVSNVIKVIHQAGGFAVIAHPGKLVDQAYISEFIAFGIDGLEVWHPDHYQFQVENYIDIAQRNGLFMTAGSDFHGEGTEIALSDMVPASEIILESVRKLYKEYQCRSN from the coding sequence ATGATAATAAAAGAAATAAATGACATCAGGCACATCAACCTGCACCTGCATACGCGTGCTTCTGATGGAGCATTCACGGTGGAACAGATCATCAGACACTCAAAAAGAATTGGTCTTGATCTGATTTCCATCACCGATCACGATACTGCAGACGCATATACCAGGCTTCCAGTCTCGGTAGCGCCCCTTCGCATTCTACCTGGCATGGAGATCAGCTCCATGCATCAGGGACACGACGTTCACATCCTGGCATACGGATGCGATTTTGATAATCAGGGACTCAAAGAACTAAGCGCAATGTATCTTGAAGGGCGAAGGAGCAGAGCCATCAAGATGATATCATTGCTAGCAGAATTGGGTATGAACATCACAATCGAGGAAGTGACATCGATGGCAGGAGCCCGGGAGTTGATCGTGCGTCCGCACATCGCTCAGGTTTTGATCCAGAAAGGATACGTGCAAACCAAGAATGAGGCTTTCGATAAGTATATCGGAAATTTCAAACCTGCATTTGTCCCAAAGCCAGAACTTAGCGTGTCCAATGTGATCAAGGTGATACATCAGGCAGGAGGTTTTGCCGTCATTGCGCATCCCGGGAAACTGGTGGATCAAGCCTATATATCCGAATTCATAGCCTTTGGAATCGACGGGCTGGAGGTCTGGCATCCGGATCATTATCAATTCCAAGTTGAGAACTATATCGACATCGCGCAAAGGAATGGATTATTCATGACTGCTGGAAGTGACTTCCACGGTGAAGGAACTGAAATAGCCCTTTCAGACATGGTTCCGGCCTCGGAAATCATTCTGGAAAGCGTACGCAAGCTATACAAGGAATACCAATGTCGAAGCAATTGA
- a CDS encoding PatB family C-S lyase translates to MMRFDKIIDRKGSGCYKYDALKTMYGRDDLIALWVADMDFTVADEIQKALQERLEHPIFGYNFPKEIFHQSIQNWILKHFHWDPTDQQAISVPSLMTALAIAILALTRSQDKILIQTPVYPPFHSTVVEHSRTLLTNPLKKVDNHYEVDWEDFEAKCHQARMFILCNPHNPVGKVFSHHELKRMHDICTKHDVLIFSDEIHADIVYSGCQHISIASLGAENVITGISPAKSFNLAGMATAVMFAQKGDIAKALTDMNKSLHTFMGNSFGIAAFTAAYTKAEYWLDELLQYLTANRDLLKTYFTKELPQIPMADCEGTYLAWLDCRQLGLDDYKLQDFFVNRARLALNPGIAFGEEGSGYMRLNFAVPKQILIQALDRMKKAVSEIL, encoded by the coding sequence ATGATGAGATTCGACAAGATAATTGACCGCAAAGGAAGTGGATGCTACAAGTATGACGCGCTCAAAACAATGTATGGTCGAGATGATCTCATTGCTTTGTGGGTAGCAGATATGGATTTTACCGTAGCGGATGAGATCCAAAAAGCTCTTCAGGAGAGGTTGGAACATCCCATCTTTGGCTACAACTTCCCCAAAGAGATTTTTCATCAATCCATCCAAAACTGGATATTGAAGCACTTTCACTGGGATCCCACAGATCAGCAAGCTATATCCGTACCAAGTTTAATGACGGCACTTGCGATTGCGATATTGGCATTAACCCGATCCCAGGATAAGATACTTATTCAAACCCCTGTGTATCCTCCGTTTCACAGCACAGTGGTGGAACACTCAAGAACTCTGCTAACTAATCCTCTCAAAAAAGTAGATAATCATTATGAGGTGGATTGGGAGGATTTTGAAGCCAAATGCCACCAGGCTAGAATGTTCATTCTATGCAATCCCCACAATCCTGTCGGAAAAGTGTTTAGCCATCATGAATTGAAGAGGATGCACGACATCTGCACAAAACATGATGTGTTAATCTTCAGTGACGAGATACACGCTGACATTGTTTACTCAGGTTGCCAACACATTTCCATAGCTTCTTTGGGGGCAGAAAATGTGATTACTGGTATTTCGCCGGCAAAGAGCTTCAATCTGGCAGGTATGGCTACTGCTGTGATGTTTGCCCAGAAAGGAGACATTGCTAAGGCACTGACAGATATGAACAAATCATTACACACTTTTATGGGAAACAGCTTTGGCATCGCAGCCTTTACAGCTGCATACACAAAAGCAGAGTACTGGCTGGATGAATTGTTGCAGTACTTAACAGCAAATCGTGATCTGCTGAAGACCTACTTTACTAAAGAGCTACCACAAATCCCAATGGCGGATTGCGAAGGCACATATTTGGCTTGGCTGGATTGTCGACAGTTGGGTTTAGACGATTACAAATTGCAGGATTTCTTTGTGAACAGAGCTCGCTTGGCGCTAAATCCGGGGATCGCTTTTGGAGAGGAGGGGAGCGGCTATATGCGGCTCAACTTTGCCGTACCAAAGCAGATTCTCATCCAAGCACTTGATAGAATGAAAAAAGCTGTGAGTGAAATCTTATGA